A region of Hugenholtzia roseola DSM 9546 DNA encodes the following proteins:
- a CDS encoding T9SS type A sorting domain-containing protein codes for VESAEFELLSYVAPDIRIVQNGNVLEATLSENVPFIWQILDRNLGTNGEFVSVSGSENQLIFTPTQNGSYRVLATYGQDCQTASRSKTFAAITLGEEEMPENQGFSVFPNPTQDRVTLRFEASQKELQIRLYDALGRELLRQTWTNAQEVSLDLGKFANAVYTLQIVSDEMQQTVKIVKE; via the coding sequence GTAGAATCGGCTGAATTTGAGCTACTTAGCTATGTTGCGCCCGACATTCGCATTGTGCAAAATGGCAATGTTTTGGAAGCGACACTTTCCGAAAACGTCCCTTTTATATGGCAAATTTTAGATAGAAATTTGGGTACAAATGGTGAATTTGTAAGTGTATCAGGTTCGGAAAATCAGTTGATTTTCACGCCTACACAAAATGGCAGCTATCGCGTTTTGGCTACCTATGGTCAGGATTGTCAGACGGCTTCGCGTAGCAAAACCTTTGCAGCGATTACTTTGGGCGAGGAGGAAATGCCTGAAAATCAAGGATTTAGTGTTTTTCCGAATCCTACCCAAGACCGCGTAACGTTGCGTTTTGAAGCGAGCCAAAAAGAGTTGCAAATTCGCCTATATGATGCTTTGGGCAGAGAGCTTTTGCGCCAAACTTGGACAAATGCGCAAGAAGTGAGCCTTGATTTGGGTAAATTTGCCAATGCGGTTTATACGTTGCAAATTGTTTCCGACGAGATGCAGCAAACGGTTAAGATTGTAAAAGAATAG